The nucleotide sequence TAGttgacatcataaaaaagagaaaatttgttgaatctcgaattttaatgataaaatcaattgatgagtttacgatctaatatgcattttgagtaatgtaggactaacttcgatcagaaaaggcaagtcgattaaagcaggaggaatcagacgttgggatggagtgaacatattagaagattggatgttgggccagaggatctATCGATGTGTTGGAAGAAGGCTTCATGTCATGAATTCGAGCATTGGgctgaaggatcgaacattaTGTCAAGGTGATCGGAAGTTGCAggagtcaatatgccgattgggtaatacgctgaaggagaggacgatgcatcgaatgaTTAgacgaagcatcggatgaaccaatgacatgccagacaacataggattcatgcttgtaatcatgtatctagatcgagttagtttaggataaattgagttggttttgggataaaacaatgccaactcaattaggagccaacatGGCCTGAATTGGGACTAGTTTGGGCTTAgtaaaagactcatttagtaaccCATAGTTAGcctaagtggtggtatcgccagactaggcggtggtactatccaaacatagtctcccaaactgtattaggtggtggtaccgcccagcactagcggtggtaccgttagtaccttgaaaacccaagaatttgaattttgactctaatttttgaagccagttagggtttataaataccccacaaatttttACTTAGAATACACAcgaaaatagagcaaaaactctGTGATTCCAAGGTTGTAAGCTCTTTTAagtatatagtccctcatccaaaaACTTAGTGATAGTCTTAAGGCaagtgtgtgagggaacacttataaaagactagtgtaaaggttctctcctgaacctgtgaaaaaaggagaaagagttgtaaggatagttgatctttgctcattggaaaaaagatcgatagtgaaagccggtggccttgagtgaagaggaatcgagagtggacgtaggtcacgacgaccgaaccattataaatctagcgtactcggtttgcatttttattttgcttttcattctcatattgcaaactaatttatttGCTTACTACTTTTACTATGCTTACGAATGAGCTTTCAAATTAAACTCATCTTTCCAATATCGATTTTCATCAAACGAAATTttggaaccgacataatttttcgtaagcactaattcactcccgctCTTAGTGTGAATTTCGGTCGTAACAATCTACTCATTCATATTAGATTGTATAGTCTatctaattaagtaagatatattatagatatgattatattttgatgatgattattgatcaataaaaGGAAGTCCAATTATAGTAAGATTTTTTAAGAGatgaccttgatgggaggaactctcataattaCTTATTCTAACCCTATGCTTTTACATAGGACCTTCTAAGGATTtaacataatataatatataataattaaatatatggATATACAGATTTATGGATATGTAACATAATTGAGAGATTATAAATCTTCTCTCATCTCCTCTTAGTCAATCAGAGAAATTACATATCTTCTCTCATATTTTATCTAGTTCTTTTAattgattcaaatgaattaagatattatctttttattaaaaaaatattatattaagtgaagatatttttatcattttgaaaAAATAGGGCTCTCTATACATATCTtacaaatcacggttttgaaaaaaTTAGAGATTTACTCAAAAATTGACTTATATGTTCCTATCCAAAGATTAAGATGCTTTTCCTTTGCCcatccttttaatatccattAAGAAGATCTGGTTAATTATTTCTAGTTTGAATCTTTTAAAAACTATATAAATAGATAAAGTACTTAAAATGGCCATAATAATCTTACCATCGTACCTTCAAACAACTAATTTCTAAAGGTTGCTAATGTTATTTAAAAGTTTAATTAATACTCAAATGAAGACTTAACTAACCAGTATTTACCATTATATATAACAATATGTGTATGATtcgtaaactatatatatatatatatatatatatatatatatatatatatatatatatatatatatatatatatatatatatatatattgaggaaACCAATGTTAAGGTTTATAGTTAAAGTGGTGATGATGTTAAACATTGATAAGCAAATTTTTTGGGGAAAATTTTGCCACATATATTTTTATCGGTTGGAGGGAAAAAGTATCCTAAATCACTCCCGTGAGTCCATTATGATATGCTCGCTCTATAGTTTTCGTTCATACTTTCAAAGCTGAAGAACCAAAAtctaaatttatatttcttagtAATGAAGGTCCTAGTTACAGTCGACACTATAATATTAGTAAATTGAGATTGGATTTCTTATCTAGATCACTGTATTACTGAAGGAGAGAACGGAGCGGATAATGAAACAAttcgaaatattaaaaatttgaatgTATACTTAAtcttatattaaatttttatttagacATATTACTTTACTATCTCCACGCTTCTAAGTTAAATAGATTTTACATAAGGTAATggatgatactattttaaaattttcattaatttGATATAGATAAAGAAATGTAATTTGGATATTATAAATAAAGAACAGAAATTTCAAATCTCATGAGATTCGAAAAGGTTGCTACACGGTGCTTGCTTCTAAATTCTTGACATGTTTTTATATTTTGGGTCAATATCATTACATGCTTTTTTCAATATATTATTTGCCGAATAGATTCGTCGGTTTGACCAGTGACTCCACAATTCTAATAACTATATTaactttggaagttatcaaagAATTTGCTTCCTCAGATAAGTATTTGGACTTCAAGATACCTTGTGCTTATTAAGATCAAGGTAACAAGATTGATGGCTAAGGGTGAAGCCGATGTGAGCTTCGTGGCGTTGTACAAAAGGTCGCTGTCTTCGATTATTATTTGattgtttttatcttcctttaCCAGGTTCGATGTCTTTGGAATCGAATTGAGTTTGAACTTTCTTTATAATTTTGAATTAAACTtcgatttgattttttttgtaattttgaaCATGGTTCTTTGTTAACCAGAATAcatatatacatcaaaataaatacgCCTGGTCTTCCAAAAATGATCAAAAATTAATTATGGATGGTATAAGAATCAAGTGTTCTATACTTGTTTCACCctacaataacaaaaaaaaaaaaaaggaatagctTAGAAAGGGGTTAGTTAATTATCACTTGAGAAAACTAAATTAtgagaaaaaatatttaagatgatGAGAATAATGATGGTTTGGGATTCTAAGGTAAGAACATAAACATAAAAGAATAGGTAATGATAATATTTTGGATATACCATAAAATCCTAATGTGTCTGTGTacaatttaataaaataaaaaataattataataaattcaGTTAGATCATAAATACTTGATGTTTTTACCTAATTAAATTAATTGAAACACCGCGTGCTGCAATCTTGCTTCAAGGTAGCTCACAAACATCAACATCAAACATAGAACAACAATACGAAAGTGGAATAATatgttatatttaaaataatagttGAAAGGGGAATAATATGTTATATTTAAAGCATTGATAGTGATGATATATTAGACAGGCTTATTATATGATCTTTAGCAATATTTTGAACTTGCTTAGTCAATAAAGAGGGATCAAATATTATTTTCACCACTTATTCTTTAAAACAAACTAGACGTGTTTCACAATAATTTTTatctgtatatgaacaaatatcttTTTGTTTTCCCTAGTGATAGAAAAGATTATGACAATTTCATATTCACACCACAGCCAATACGAAAGGACAGAATTGTCAGACCGAGCTGCTTCACAAACCCTACATGAGGAATCGAAGAGGAAGACGAAGCCAAAGCATCGCAATCACGTTTTTATTGTATGGGAATAAGGCGATGAGATCAGAATGCAAAGATGTTGTCAGACGGACGATGGAGAACCATCTCCTCGGTGAACGGACAAAAATTTGCCACATGCTTATATCCAGTTGCATGCCCATGCATTGCGCTGTCGGCATCGTCGTGGCCGACACAGCCCACCCTCTCTGTCCAAcgcggctctctctctctctctcactgcgaGAACAGCGTGTGCTTGCGCGGAGACGTGTAAGCTTTCATGCACGTTGAATGTTGGTCAATTCACTACGAAAAACTTCACGTAATGGACTTCTACCGGGGCGAATTCACGGTAAAATctctttattatatttttcaaGGCTTTCTGAGAGGTGTTCCCTTTCTTATTTTCACAAGatcatttatttatcataatcctTGAATTATTTCTCGATAAGATAATTGGTGCAATATTACATCTTATGTATCAGTTTATAGGATGTACTAGTTATCGGTATATTATGATTCAGTCAAATCCCCATGCATAAGATTTGCAATATTAGTTACAGTGTCCTAGACACCTTTctcaaaacattaaaaacatattcAAAAGCATGTAACTAAATGAATTCAAAACTAGTAGAAGTCAACTCATATGAAAGAATAGGATTTCGAATATATAACCTTATTAGTTTAGGAACAATAACAATCAAGTGGGGATATTTCTATAATAGTCCCAAGTGTTTTGGAAAATACTAtaaactaaatttttaaaaaaattataactgaggaattgaaccaattcacCATATGGAACGATCCATAGGGTATAATTGGGTACTGATCAAGTTGTCTTCACATGGGAGCATTTTAGGGATTATGATAAATATAAaactttatttgataaatataaataatagcaTGGGAGAAACTCAAAAAGAGACACTTTTTCTTAACATTGATCCTTGTTTTATATGAGGATGTCATTTTATAAAAGTTATCTAGAAGTCAAATACTGAAAAAGTTACATGAATCATTAAGTTGgacttaaaaattataaaaataataaaaaatagaataaCTATTTGTATCATATTGGATAAACTTTATAATGTTATATTCATAAATGAATTATGTTATAGTTACTTATAGAATCAAAATGGCAATGTGTCAAATTAACGTGAAGGTGTTGCTTAGCTAAAGATTTTGACAAATTATTGTAAGGTGCTGAACTATTTAtatcaaatttttattattatattttggatgaaaattaaataaattttatggtGTTATGCTTGTAAAATACTATGTTATACTCGATTGTAAAATCAAGTATAACATAGttcattttcatcttgattttgcAGCGGAATAAAACAAAGTTTATTTACGAGTGTGACACCATAAAGTTTCATAAAGTTTGTTTTATTCATATCAATTTTACAAGGTAGCACATGAATATGATGTACATAGCAATTCTGctgtttttcttctatttttaggTGAGTTTGCAAGTCAAATTTGATATATTTAAGGTTGATTCTACAATTTATGTAAAACTAAAAATTCATTCATAAGTGCGACACCATAATTTTTGTCAAAAGATCTTATAAATGACTCATGATGAAAAGAACACAGATAATTTAACATTTGCATACCATGCATTATATAtacattataaaatattttctatttttctaaaGTCATTTTTAACAAATATTATaaccgatcttttattttttaaatcccATAAAATATTAGTTATCTCTGTTCCCATAGAAACTATAAGATGTAAAACTGTCCAAGAAAAAAGTGCACCAAAAGGATTTAATTACGTTaagtagaaaaaataaaaataaaatattttgttttCCAAGATAGACCGAAAATAAAATGTAATTTCATTGACAGACTACTAATTCGATGATGAGGGGTATTTCTTAGAAGTAAAAAAGTAATctaataaaataaacaaaatttatCGCAgtcacataaaaaagaaaagaaaaataaaaacatatgtGATACATTGTTTTCCTTGCTGTGACTCTAAACGAAGAAACCATTTTATCAATAGTCATGCTAGTAGATATCTTCATGAAATAACGATATTATTGATCCTTTTACTTTATTCACAACTGTCttgatcattattttttattttaaaaattttaataaggtCATAAGAACCatagaaaaaaaaactcaatatGCATAGATTAAAAACAATTTAGGGCCTTATTACCCAAATCTCCAACTATTATCAAAATATCTGAAGCTTCTATTCAGCTTGTCAAATGGGCACTTAGTTGCCAATTGGGACTATAATAAAGGATGATTGTGAACTCttatcttctttgtttttttgttatttatcattTGTCACTTGTGGGACCAATTGTCAATATGAACTCATTATCTTTATCATCACTTGCAATATGAACTCATTATCTTTATCATCACGTGAAGTTTTTGTTGATAGGAGAGTATTGGTTTAggtatcttttatatatatatatatatatatatatatatatatatatatatgtatgtatgtatgatccATAACTTTGTAATAGATGAGATTAAAGGCCTATGAGTTCAAGAGAGATTAATATGTTTTGGTTGAGAGTGGGATTGAGATTTTTAGAAGATTGAGAACAATGATGAATAAAAGTTCTATTTGTGACTTTTATATAATTGAGTCACAAAATTTTGAAGTTCAAcggataaaattatgtcggttctgaaaatctttcgtacgttgaaaactgatcaaaaagatattaacttggaagCGTAAGGAAACGTGATGAAAACAATAAGAAGgttgtttgtagttaaagtaaattattattaatagtCATAGTAGATATCTTTAGGGAATAACGATATTAATGATCCTTTTACTTTATTCACGATGTCTTtaccattattttttatttaaaaatttttaaaaccatAGAAAAAAAGACTCAATATGCAAGATTAAAAACAATTTAGGGCCTTATTACCAAATCTCTAACTATTATCAAAATATCTGAAGCTTCTATTCAGCTTGTCAAATGGGCACTTCGTTGACAACTGGTTGTGAGCTcttatcttttttgttttttttgttatttatcctttgtcactTGTGGGACCAATTGTCGATATGACCTCATTATGTTTATCATCACGTGAAGTTTTTGCCAATCGGAGAGTATTGATTTGGGTatcttttatatatgtatatatgtatgagaGATTAACATGTTTTGGTTGAGAGTGGGATTGAGATTAAACGAGATTAAAAGGAGAATAATGATGAATAAAAGTGACATTTATATAATTGACTCACAAATGATTGAAGTTCAGCATTCATCCgagcaaaattttcaacatgaaatcttttctttcaattgtttttctttttctttcattatCTTGGTTGTGTACTCGTATATCTCGTCGTAAATTGATATTTTTGTAGATTTTGGTGATGCCATGACCGGTCTCTAACAATATCTAGTGGTAAAGACAATTTATAATAGCAAAATTTATGAAAGAGATGAAAAACAATATTAAGAATGGAACCTATATATATTGACAGTATCAGAAAATGAAATGTCCTATATTCATATCATGCCATTCAAGTTTCATGCATTGGATTTTGAAGTAGTGTACTTATCCACATCTAATGACTGCTAAGAAAACAAATCATATCAGGTAGATCATTTAATATTGTATATAATGATAAAAAGAACACAACGATCATTGTACCCAATTGGGACCAGGATGAATTATGACCGAGAGTTCGTACCTTCTGAACTATTCCCAATTGGGACCAGGATGAATTGTGCACTTGGAAAGCATGAGTTGTATACACATCACTGTTGTGAAGCCTATCCTTGGCACTTCATTTTTGTGTGATCGATCTACCAACTGAACCCTCATTTAACACCTTTTTTAATAACATGAGAATAAGACAGTGATATTTGTCATTTTTTATAACAAATATGACCAATAattgatcataataataataaagacaaTAAAGATAGCCTATgggaccataataataataataatatggtcCATAATAATTTGTGTGCCATCTGAATCAATCAAGACAATAAAGATAGCCTAggggataataataataataataataataataataataataataatgataataataataataatcataataataatcataatatagtCCATATGATAATGATACTAAGGAGGGAGATGGATAAATATTAGTATTTATATTGtaataataatatctttattatTGGTATTATTACTTACGTTCGAGTTTGGAATCGACAGTTCAACCTCCACACAAGATGGAATCAGAAccatcatttttttaattttatttttattatagtgtttaatgtttatttctttttattttcatatggTTCTGATTTTGATTTCAACGTGAAATTGAAaccccccaaccccccccccccccccccccccccaatccgATTCCGATTCGATTCAGATCTATGAAATCATTGATCGTTTTCGTTCTAATTTTCACCGGTTCGTTCAAATATCACTATTTGTTTGTATCATTGTTATATTTATTTTGTGTGGAAAAGATATAAAACTAAGTCTCGCGCAGATGACACATAAATCAGAGTTCACATTGGACCGCGATTGGCGGCCATGTGAAACGCATGGATGCTCAATTATTTGTGTTATCCGCACATTGAAGCAGTGATTAGGGAGTGGGTCCCGACAAAACACCTATTTAATTCAGTGGACCCAACCACGTAAAATTATTTGGGGAAGCATTTGTGGACACGAGAAACCCGTGCTTGTTCGACACAGGCGGATGCTCTGCATCAATAAATACCACCTCCGCTGCAATCGATCTCACTGCAACGTTCACTCTCTAAGCTATTAGTCGTCGCTATCCACTGTGTTACAGGAAAAAGAGAACCGAAGATGTTCGGAAACATCGTCGGCGGCGTGGTGGGAGGTGTGGCGGGCGGTGTGGGCGATGTGGTGGGCGGCATCCTCGGGGGGTCGAAGGGTGTGCAGGTGAAGGGCACGGTGGTGCTGATGCCGAAGAATGTCCTCGACTTCAACGACTTGGCCGGCAACGTCATCGACGGATTGTTCGACATCCTCGGTCAGAACGTCACCTTCCAGCTCGTGAGCGCCACCGTCGGCGACCCCAGTGAGTTGTTCGCTCTGTTGATTACACCTACGTGGTTGCTGCGTTGTTAGTTCCCTTTACCATCTCGTGAATTATGGCAGACAATGGGAACCGGGGGGTCGTCGGGTCGCCGGCCTCCTTGCAGTACCTTGGCCGCCTGCCCTCCCTTGCCGCCGGCGAGAGTAGATTCAGCGTGACGTTCCAGTGGGAGGAGAACAAGGGGATCCCCGGAGCCGTCATCGTCAAGAACAAGCACGCCACCCAGTTCTTCCTCAAGACGCTGGCGCTGGACAACTTTCCCGGCAAGGGCCGGATCCACTTCGTCTGCAACTCCTGGGTCTACCCTGCCAACAACTACAGATACGACCGCATCTTCTTCGCCAACACCGTGAGTACTAATCAAGCACTTGCCCTGCGTACTCCATCTTTGCATGCGATGAAGATCAAACTCTTGCAGACGTACCTCCCGGGAGCCACACCGGCGCCGCTGAAGCCGTACAGAGAGGACGAGCTCCGACACTTGAGGGGAGATGACGTGACCTCGGAGCTGCAAGAATGGGACCGCGTCTATGGTTACGCAGTGTACAATGATCTCGGCACCCCCGACGACGCCAACTTGGTTCGGCCAATCCTTGGAGGGTCAGCGGTGTATCCTTACCCTCGGCGTGGCAAGACCAACCGTCCGATGACGAGGAAAGGTAGCGTTACGATCTGTTCCAATAAGAGATCCAAGTGGCTTCCCTCAGTTATCTTCCTTTACCCATCTCCTTGTTTGTGATAGATCCCAACACGGAGAGCAGACTGGGGACGTTGAACACCCTCAATATTTACGTTCCTCGAGATGAGCGATTCGGACATGTTAAGATGGGCGACTTCCTCACTTACGGGATCAAGGCCGTCGTCAACGGACTGCTCCCCGTTCTGGACGCCATCGTCAACATTACACCATTCGAGTTCGACTCGTTCGAGGACATCATGAGGCTCTACGAGGGAGGCATCCCAGTGCCCTACGTCCCCCTCTTTGATGAACTCAGACAGAGCATCCCGTTCGAGATGGTCAAGGAGGTGCTCCGCGTCCAAGGCGGGCAGCGTCTGCTGAAGCTCCCGAAGCCGCAGATCATCAAGTGTAAGTGTTCTCATCACTGCAGCAGAGGAGGAACGATCACATTTTTCACCGTCGTCTTGATTCGTGTTGCAGTCGATAAGTCTGCGTGGCGCACCGACGAAGAGTTCGCTCGCGAAATGGTTGCCGGCGTGCACCCTGTGCTGATCAAGCTTCTTAAGGTGTTCCCTCCTGTTAGCgagcttgatcctaacaagtacgGCAACCAAAACAGCACCATCACGGCAGCACATATCGAGGCCAACCTCGATGGGCTCACGGTTGATGAGGTTCTGCTAATTACTTCAACGATTAATAGATTGTTCATGAAAAGGGGGATCTAATTTTGCTTATCGGCTACGCAATTCCGCAGGCACTAGGCAGCAACAGGCTCTTCATCTTGGACCACCATGACGTGTTCATGCCCTACATTGCACGGATAAACTCCACCGCACATAAGGCATACGCCACGAGGACTCTGTTGTTCCTTAAGGCGGACTCCACCCTGAAGCCACTGGCGATCGAGCTCAGCTTACCTCACCCGGACGGCGAGCAAAACGGTGCTGTAAGCAAAGTGTACTCGGCATCCGAGAATGGCG is from Musa acuminata AAA Group cultivar baxijiao chromosome BXJ1-6, Cavendish_Baxijiao_AAA, whole genome shotgun sequence and encodes:
- the LOC135676814 gene encoding linoleate 9S-lipoxygenase 6-like, yielding MFGNIVGGVVGGVAGGVGDVVGGILGGSKGVQVKGTVVLMPKNVLDFNDLAGNVIDGLFDILGQNVTFQLVSATVGDPNNGNRGVVGSPASLQYLGRLPSLAAGESRFSVTFQWEENKGIPGAVIVKNKHATQFFLKTLALDNFPGKGRIHFVCNSWVYPANNYRYDRIFFANTTYLPGATPAPLKPYREDELRHLRGDDVTSELQEWDRVYGYAVYNDLGTPDDANLVRPILGGSAVYPYPRRGKTNRPMTRKDPNTESRLGTLNTLNIYVPRDERFGHVKMGDFLTYGIKAVVNGLLPVLDAIVNITPFEFDSFEDIMRLYEGGIPVPYVPLFDELRQSIPFEMVKEVLRVQGGQRLLKLPKPQIIKFDKSAWRTDEEFAREMVAGVHPVLIKLLKVFPPVSELDPNKYGNQNSTITAAHIEANLDGLTVDEALGSNRLFILDHHDVFMPYIARINSTAHKAYATRTLLFLKADSTLKPLAIELSLPHPDGEQNGAVSKVYSASENGVDGSLWQLAKAYVGVMDVGVHQLVSHWLGTHAILEPFIIATNRHLSVVHPINKLLTPHYRDTMNINALARQSLISADGILEKTSVQGKFSLEYSSWVYKNHWNFVDQALPDDLVKRGVAVRDQNGELSLLIKDYPYAEDGLQIWKAIETWVTEYCTIYYPSDDALRADAELQAWWKEMRDVGHGDKKDEPWWPKMETVFELTQSCTIIIWLASAFHAVINFGQYPYGGYVPNRPTISRRLVPEPGTPEHDLLETNPDKVFLRTISSQYQTIIGVSLLEILSTHSSDEVYLGQRDTPEWTTDQKALEAFQRFGKALKSIEEEINKKNADPSLKNRNGPAKMPFTLLFPSSEVGITGKGIPNSVSI